Genomic DNA from Theropithecus gelada isolate Dixy chromosome 1, Tgel_1.0, whole genome shotgun sequence:
GACCAACACAGCTATAGCAGGGCCTCTTGAGCCACTGAATACAGCACCAGACACTGgcttctcctctcttcctgttcATTATCTTCATTCTTCTATCTATAGACTACCTTTATCTTCTAAGTGAAAACATGACTGTCAGCAGCTTTCAAGCTTTATCATTTATAGAGCTTGCTTGAAGACAGACTGATTCCATTCTCTAGGTCTCTAAGCCCAAAAAGCTCAGAGAAAGACTTCAACTGGTCTGAGTGAGGCCAGCTGTCCACCCCTGAACTATCCAAAGCAGCCCTGCAGCTGGGCCATTCCCAGAGAGAGGGATGGATAAAGGCACTGACTCTACACAAGGAAGAGCTCTAGTTTCCTTCCTTAATAAAGAAACcgttcactttaaaaaaaatctctaaacacTGACTAAAACGCTAAAATGAAGTGAGCAACCAGGGGAAAGAAGTATTAATAATTTCAAGGGCAGACACAAACATGATTTGGAGAAGAAACAGCAGTCATAGATAAATCAAATTATCCATAAATGTAACACACTGATAGAGAGTTTTAATGAagagccaataagcacatgaactGGTTGCCTCATGTAtgtaagtataaataaaataattttcactatTGGAATTCAATGAAAAACCACTTTctctatttaaaagaataaaaaatacgcAGAAAATTAAGCAACAATTTTTTccccttcaacttttaagttccagggtatgtgtgcaggatgtgcaggtttgttaaataggtaaacgtgtgccatggtggtttgctgcacaaattaatccatcacctaggtattaagcccagcatccattagctattcttcctgatgctctacCTCCCCCAAGCCCTCCcttcaacaggccccagtgtgtgttgttccccgaTATGTATCCATGTATTCTCAtagttcagctcctacttataagtgaaaatgtgtagtatttagttttctgttcccgcgttagtttgctgaggataacggcttccggctctatccatgtccctgcagaggacatgatcctgttcctttttattgctgcatagtattccatagtgtgtatgtaccacattttctttatccattctatcattgagggcatttgggttgattccatgtctttgctattgtgaacagtgctgcagtgaacatatgtgtgcatgtatctttaaaatagaatgatttatattcatttgggtaaaaactcagtaatgggattgctaggtcaagtggtatttctgcctctagatttctgaggaatcgccatactatcttccacaacggttgaactaatgtacattgtcaccaatagtgtaaaagcattcctttttctccacaacctcgccaacATCTCgtttctggactttttaataatcgctatcctgagtggtgtgagatggtatctcattgtcgttttgatttgcatttctctaatgatcagtgatgttgcgctttctttcatatgtttgtcagctgcatgaatgtcttcttttgagaagtgtctgttcatgtcctttgcccacttcttaatgagactgtttttttcttgtaaatttgtttaagttccttgtagactctgtatattagacctttgaGAGATGGacatattgcaaaaattttctccaatccTGTAGGttggctgttcactctgatgagtttcttttgctatgtacttttgttgcaattgcttttggcattttcgtcataaaatctttgcccatgcctatgtcctgaatactactgcttacattttcttctagggttttttataattttggattttaCACTTACGTCTTTAATCtaccttaatttttgtataaagtgtagggaaggaatccagtttcaattttctgcatatggctagccagttcaactccttgcaaaacagaaaatcctttccccattgctcgtttttgtcaggtttgtagatcagatggttgtaagcgtgtggtcttatttctgagttctctactcTATTCCATTGgcctgtgtctgtttttgtacaagtatcatggtgttttggttactgcagccttgtagtatagtttgaagtcaggtagcatgatgcctccagctttgttctttttgcttaggactctCTTGGCTATTCggactcctttttggttccacatgaatttttaaatagtttcttaTAATTCTGTTAAGAACGTAAATGGtggtttaatgggaatagcattgaatctataaattactttgggcagtatagccattttcacgacATTGATTGTTCCTaaccataagcatggaatgtatttccatttgtttgtgtcctctctgatttcattgagcagttgtttgtagttttccttgaaaaggtccttcacttcccttgttagctgtattcctaggtattttattctttttgtagtgactgtgaatgggagttcattcatgatttggttctcagcttgcctgttgttggtgtataggaatgctgctagtgattttgcacattgattttgtatcctgagacttggctaaagttgcctatcagcttaagaagcttttgggctgagacaatgggattttctagatataggatcatgtcatctgcaaatgaggataattttacttcctctctccctACCTGAAtacacttcatttctttctctttcctgattgccctggccagaacttccaatactatgttgaataggagtggtgagattaTTTCTAAAGATGATTAAACTCAATGTACAACTTGTAATTTTCTTAGAAATAGAAATTGTCACTTACCATGTTACTAGGGTCTCTATCAGCTCGATCTAGttcaaaagaatttattttattggcaCTCATTTCATCAGTGTCAGCAATGACATAATGTCTAGGTGAGTAGGCATTGGACAAGCTCCCAAGCAGCCTCAGGATCTCGGTGGTATGCCCACCTGGAAAAAATATCAGAAGTCCTAAGATTAATAAACCCACAATGGACATATCTATTTGACCATGTTATACCTATGTCATCGTTTCAGGTGGGGGGGGGGCACTGTAATTGTATATTTCTCAGAAGACACAAGaacatttgaaaacaataaatCTGTGCACTTGTATAAATACAACTTTTACATCAAAAGCACTAGCAGTAGGTACTAAGGAAGGCACAAAACAGTATAAGACATAGCTCTTGCTATCAAGAAGACTGGTGAGAAAGGGGCAAGACACATATGTGAAGACAAAGAAGATCcaagacagcaagaaaaactaaaatgtgGAGGGTAAGCAAATGGTTACGAAAAATCAGTGCCTTAAGAATAAGGAAGATCcctgtgatggcaggcgcctgtagtcccagctactcgggaggctgaggcaggagaatggcatgaacccgggaggcagagcttgcagtgagccgagatcatgccactgcactccagcctgggtaacagagcaagactccatctcaaaaaaaaaaaaaaaaaaaaaaaaaaagaataaggaagatCCCTGAAAAAGGCTGAGATGACTTGAAAGGTGAAGATAATGGAGAGATAGGAGTAGGGAGGCCACTGGGTGGAGATGGGGATTGTTAGGGCATGAGGTGACAAGATCTGAAACATGTGTTCAAAGTGTGGTAGGAATACTGGGAAGAAGGGTACGGGTGAAATAAGGACACGAAAGCAGGATGGGAAAAGGGAAGCCAGTCACTGAAGGTTCTATGTAGAGAAATAAGGTGAAGGGAGCATGAGCACTGACCAGCAGGGCTTGGGCCTTCCTAAGAAACATTTTTTGTCCACCACTGTAACCCCAGCTCCTACGAGAGGTCTCAGCACAATGCAgctcctcaaatatttatcagctTCACCAGATGAGTAATGTTCAGTTTCTTAAGTCATATAATCTccaaaattttaatacattaattACAAAAGcgtaaatttaaaaatcagctatgTTCATTGAGGTTTCCTTCATGAAAACAATAGAATATCTACTTATCTATAAACTAAGCAAAACAGTCACACTCCTTATCAAGGAGCCCTATCATACTTATTTCAGTCTCATCTCACaagctctgtgcctcagtcagGTGGATGTCTTTAACATTCTCTGCATTCGTTTTATTTGTTACTCACTCCTTGCCTCTGGTCATGCTGCTCCCCATACCTAGAaggcttcccccaccccacctcccttATTGTTGTAAGAAAGAGTATATAGTGATACAAGAACacaaacaaagataaattaaACATGAGTTTCCCCCCAACACAAatttgcgatcttggctcactgcaacctccacttcccaggttcaggcgattctcctgcctcagcctgcctcagcctcccgagtagctgcaattacaggcgtgcgccaccacacctggctaatttttgcatttttagtagagacagggtttcaccatgttggtcagactggtcttgaactcctgacctcaggtgatccacccacccgcctcccaaagtgctgggattacgggcgtgagccaccacgtcaggcccacatttttttttaatagtagaaaGGAAAGGATTTCATTCTCGATTCCAGGAGGAATTATATATAGAAACAAATTTGGCATAGATTTAGTGTGAATTTCAGGAATTAAAATCATACGTTAGCTTCATAACCTGTCACCCATCTTCTTGACTGGGGCATATAGTTTACACATCTGGTTTATactctttttagtatttttggttTTAGCCtcgaaaaaaccaaaaaagtcaggccagacacagtggctcatgcctgtaatctcagctactcgggaggctgaggcaggagaattgcttgagaccgcactccagcctgggcaacagtgcgagactctgtctcaaaaaagaaaaaaaaaaagtggtggtaCTCCAAGTAGGTACTTGTTTTCATAGCTGGAATAATTAAGGATAAAACCTAATATCCACAGCACCTTCCACTACAATTAAAACTTCATTATAcctgctttgtctctttttttctctttttttttttttttcttttttaaggataCCCTCATTGAATACTGTGAAAGTTGTCAGGATAAAAATAGAGTCACTGTGACAAAATGGAGCTGGGAAAGGCCACGAAGGAAGGGTTCTTAATGCTCAATCGCCTGAACACAAGAACTACCACAAAAGACTATGCCAAAACCACAACCTTGTACAAAGGCCATTGCAACCTTATGCAAAAAAATACTCctgcaaggacatctgcccagccGCTGCCTGCCTAACCTTGGACTGATGCCACCCTTATTATTGATCCCTGTAAGCAAGGATAATTGTTTCAAAACAACTTATATAACCCTCCCcattttagctttaaaaatcGCTGTCTTCCCTTGCCTCTTTGTGCCCATAGTTTATTCAGCATGTGTATCCCACACTACAATGCTTACTCTTGAATATACTTACTATCTTTGGAGAATCtctctgttatttaggttgacagtATATTCACTGAAAATTTAACCTTGTTACTGAATAAAGTCATTAAAATGATGGACTTTGTCTTccattttactcttttattaagatacatttttttgagaATAAGATTCTCTAAGTTCTACCTTAAAATATATCCAGCATCCAATCACTTCTCACCATTTCTTTTGTTACCCCCCTGCTCCAGGCCACTATCACCTCTCACATGGATTATGAACACAGCTTACTGATCTGTTCCCTGACCCTCTTCCCCTTCAGTCTATCGCAACATAACATCCAGTGTGACCCTATTTGAGTTCATCAAATTATTTACTTCTGCTCAAAATCTTTCAGTGGCTTCATGTCTCATGTGGACTAAAAGGCTTCTTATACTCTGACCTCAACTATGTTCCCTCTTGGAGCTCATCTCCTGTTCCTCCCTGCTTACTAAGTCTACTCTAATCACTCTAGCCTCCTTGCTGTTGGCTGTCATCTCCCCAAGGAGGCTTTCCCTGACAATCTTCATAAAAAGCAATgcccggccaggcacggtggctcacgcctgtaatcccagcactttgggaggctgagacgtgcggatcacgaggttaggagatcgagaccaccctggctaacacggtgaaaacccgtctctactaaaaatgcaaaaaaattagccaggcgtggtggcgggcacctgtagtcccaactactcgggaggctgaggcaggagaatggtgtgaacctgggagacggagcttacagtgagcggagattgtgccactgcactccagcctgggcgacagaatgagactccgtctcaagaaaaaaaataaataaaagcaatgtcCCCTTCCCCAAATCATAGTGTTTATCACTACATAACTTACTGTGTagtctatttatttgttttgctttttatctccCTCTATCCACGCCTCACTAGAAGGCAAGCACCGTACTATGAGGGCAgggatttatttgttttgttactGCTGTACCTCCTATTCCTAGAAAAAGCAGGCTGTCCTATTGAAGGAAAGATTGAATGAAAGTTTGATACTAAATCTAACATTTGCCTAAGAAGGCTGTATTGCGTTTCAAAGAAAAGTAGTTTTGGCAAATGTTCTCTGAACAGAAGTGGtctactaataatttttttttttttttttgagacagagtcttgctctgttgcccaggctggagtgcagtggtgcaatctcagctcactgcaacctccacctcctgggttcaagcgatgcccctgcctcagcctcctgagtagctgggattacaggcatctgtcaccacgcccacctaatttttttgtatttcttagtagagatggggttttgccatgttggccaggctggtcttgaactcctgacctcaggtgattcacctgcttcagcctcccaaattgctgggattacaagcgtgagccactgtgcctggcctcctaaTAATATTTTACGATATCTAAAGAGTAAATGTTGCTTCATCTTCAAGGTAAATATTGAAAatgtcttcttcctcctccaaaaTTTTGGGCATGAACTATTAAACTGCTTATCTGATTACAAGTCTTTCTTTAACTGGCATGGTTCTTTCAGGCCCTTGATACCTTCCTACCCTCAATAATTTGAATGAAGGCACCATTTGCCAGATGAATTATCAGCCTTAATTTTGGTTTCTAGTCCAACAAATGTAACACTATCAAGTCATTGGTCCTAACATCTTGTTCAAGTCAGAAACCTGGAAATCACCCTTCAGTCCTTCCCTCCCACATCCTCTACTTTCAATCCACAGTTGTGGATTCAACCCCTAAAATCTTCCAATCTCATCCGAATGCGATTGCTTCTCTCCAGCCCCACACCTATCACTCCAGTCAGGCCATCTTTATCTGTTATCAGAAATATTCAAAAGGCTCCtatttgtttctctatttcaGTCTTTGTCAAGACATTCTTTTGACAATGCAGGCTGAATAATCTTTGTGAACGCTCAGATGGAAGTGGGTGACTCTCCACTGAAAAAgataagccaggtgcggtggcacgtgcctgtggtcccagctactcgggagtctgtcTCAGAATCACTTGATTCCAGGATTTACAGGCAAGCCTGGGTacataacaagactctgtcttaaaaacaaaaaccaaaacaaaacttcaaaagcTCCTTTTGCCACCAAGACTAATATAGTAACCATTTATTAACTGCTTacgtaaaaagaaaagaaaatgtcaagatCTTCCAAATTTATTATGCCAAGGGGAAAAGCTAAGCCCTGGAAACTGACTCATGTAACATGGCTTTTTCTCTTTAGTGTATGACTGCTGCTTCCTGACCTTTGTGTTGAGATGTTATACATTAACCAGACTCCCTAGTCTTTATTCAAACCTAGATTAAATGACATTGGAGATAGAGGCCTTTGTGATTGTTACCTCCTTATACCAGAATGTTAAACAAATCCCTTAATGTGTAATCAATAGTAGTGTTGGGACTTAGAAAATAATAtcccaaaatgaaggcctcagaagtAAAATTTTTTCTCTGGTCTTCTCCTGTCCTCTGTCTCTCAGTCCCATACTCCCCTGAGGCttgccatagaaactagaatctctCTCCCCAGGGCGGGTCACAGAAACCAAGAACTCCTTCTCCCCAAAACTagtcataaaacctaaaaatactgCTCTAATTTTACTCCaactttctgtgtaaaaactggcgATAAAGTAATTATCCGAGCTGGGTGAGGTGTctacacctttaatcccagcactttggaaggcaggagaattgcttgaggccaggaattcaagaccagtctggtacacatagcaagacaccatctctattttaaaaattaattaaatttaaaaaaataaattatctgacctaccttgtttgatggtaggtcataagacccccattccagagagggtcctacCCCATATCCAGAAGGAAAGAATGCATACTCAGAGAGACCAAGAAAAATCTAGATAGGCCTTGCTGGGCTTCCCTACTGTCTATTAGCATTAAATTAGATCCTTTTGTCCAGTCATAATTCTACATGGctgtccatactttgttgaacctaagcataaaagcAGACCATTTCCCTCgcatctttgggtcttcattcagAACGCTTTCATATATGCTTCATAAACGTGTGTGTCTTTTCTCCTATTATTTCTGCCTCGTCAGTGATTTTCAGTGAAACTTCAGAGGGCAAAAGGGAAGTTTCTACTTGGCCCTTACAGTAGCCAACCAAATCTTATATCTGTATGTTAGCTCTCTACGGAAAATGTTGTAATTTTGTTCAGCATCTCTGTTCTGGTCTATCTAAACTATCTTCATTCTTCCCCACATGGGGAGCACTGATCACCATTCTTTGATATAGGTTTGCTCCCCAGACAGCCACTCTCACGCTTTGTGCTTGAATAAACTCTTCTAACTGGATATTGAGCCCTTCAATTATTTTAGGTTGACACTATATGTCAAGCACTTTAATaaacactgattttttaatttaagcttttgattatatcattttattttatttcattgtgagacagggtctcactctgtcaaccaggctggaatgcagtggcgcagtctcagctcactgcaacctccatctcccaggctcaactgatcctcctagctcagccccccaaatagctaggactataggtgcatgccaccacatccagctaatttatttatttatattaatgttgagataggatttcacaatgttgcccaggctggtctccaactcctgagctcaagcaatccacctgtttcagcctctcaaattgctgagattacaggtgtgaaccaccacgcccagcctaaacaCTTTAAATATGATCATATTTAATCTCTCCTGTCCTCTCTCAAGCCATGTAGAAACAGAAGGTTCAGTGAGGTTAACTAATTGCCTAAGATCACCAAagtagtaagtggcagagatgTGATTCATGTGTGGTGTTATGACAACCTAGAGGCCTGTGGTCTTAACCCCTAGACGATATGGAACAGTGGAGTAGCAGCAATTGCTTTATAAAGCAGGATTTTAGGCCggggtggtggttcacacctgtaatcccagcactttgggaggctgaggcaggaggatcacttgaggtcgggagttcacgaccagcctggccaacatggtgaaacactgtctctactaaaaatacaaaaattagctgagtgtggtggtgcacctgtaatcccagctatttgggaggctgaggcaggagaatggcttgaacctgggaggtggagttgcagtgagctgagattgtgccactgccctccagcctgggcaacagcgtgagactctgtatagaaaagaaaaaaggcaagatTTTAAATACCCTTTATAATCTGGACTCAGTTTACCTCCCCACATTGAACTCTACACGACAGTGTCCTCTCAACTCCGGCCATTCAAAGTGCTATTATCTTCTTTTCACATCGTCCCACCCCTCAAAACCCTGGCTCTCCCTCATCTGACTAATTCTTGGTCATCTTTCAAGTCTTGGTTTAGCATTATTTCTTCCAGGAAGCTGCCTGTTTTTTAAGACCTGATAAAGTAGTGCCCTTCCTGAAGACTGCCATAGCAATTTGTCCTTCTTACACAATCATTACAAGATTATAGCATTTACCTCATTGTGGCAAATactcattttgatttattttgttaggttgttttttgtttgtttgtttttgtattctctatttcattcacTGCTGTATCTTTGCATCTCTCACAGGACTTAGCACGGAGTCAGCACTCCGTAGCAAGCAATGTTAGTCAGTTTTGTTATTTCCAGAGGTTAGTTTAGTGTTCGGCCTCTCTAACAGCTCAAAACAGATTAAGTGAATAAAGTAATGTATTATACTCGAACATAAACTTAGTACATTTGCTCATACTATACATGTTCTATGTGGATGCAATCTCCTGCCATCCCCAAATgtttacattgtgtgtgtgtgtgtctgtctgtctgtctgtccctgTCAAATATGTCTACTTAAAATTGTAAGCACCTACACAATTGGTGTATTTAGATTGTATTACCTGACAGGTCAGTGGGTTGCTCACACTCTGCCACTCGGTGTGTATTGCTCTATAGTCCGTAGATCATTGTTTTTATCCTCTTGGactttgtatatttataaatgtgaCAATTCATTTTGCCTCATTTGTCATGTAGCATTCGTGTTTCCTAAACTAAATACGCAATACCTACATTAATAATGCACAACAGCCATACGGGGAAACTGCATGTTAGCATCAAAAGGCTTCTACGTTCTCTCTGTTCACTaattatttgtttgaaaaatatacGCTACAGAGAGTCTTAATTACAGACAAGTGTAAATTACTTGTCATAAAAGGACCTCTGGGCCGCGTCAGCAAACTAGCCCTTACCCAGGCTAGACTGACCAGTTCCGGCAAGGCAGAGAAACTACAAATCTCTGCATGCAACACTCCAAGAAGTGCTAAGGGTACCAGGGAAGAAGGTCGCGGTGCACTCTGGGGTTTGTAGTGACCAACCCAAGTCCCACAGTCGCTTCCTCGATACTTACCGGACCCAGCCACCACCAAGATACTGAGAGACTCCCGGGGCGTAAAGTCCCTGGAACGAAGCACTACCCATATTCGCAGGATTAGGAAAGCCGCCACAGCTCCTGCAGCCGCAGCTAGAATAAGAACACACACCATGCAGAGAAACGGCGCATGCGTCCAACTTCCGGGGACCGGCCGCTGTCAAAGTTCACAACTACGGGTGCCGAAGCAACTCAAACGCGGAGGGACGCACCTCCTGGTGGGCTGGACTTGCCTGATCCGGGAGGAGTGGCGGGTCGAGGGAGCAGCTGGGGTCCCGCTGACAATTCATTTTACCTCATTTATCATGAGCATTCATGTTTCCTAAACTAAATACGCAATACCTAGATTAATAATGCACAACAACCATGCAGAGAAACTGCCTGTTAGCGTTAAAAGGCTTCTACGTTCTCTACGTTCACGTTTGTCGGCGGAACCCCTGCTTCTGCGCGGATTCTGGGCAGCTGCAGCCAAGCGTAAGCTGAAAATCGGAAAGTTAAGCGCTGGGAAAGCTTAATATACGCCCACGACCAGGTCAGGCCGTCTGTGTGCCCGAAAGGCCCCGAAACTCCCCAGTTAGGAGATGTTCTGGCTCTACCCGCTTCGTGAATGCCACCTGAAGCCAGCGAAATacatcctttcttctttttttttttaatgccaagaGAAATGTTTCTGTTGCATGCACAGACATTACTGAAAGTGTTCGCCAGTAAGAACCATAGGCTTCAACATCGAATTTAGGTCCCTCATCCAAATCCCCTCTCCCTCAACACgtatgtttttaacttttctcgGCGTTTTCACAGTCTCAGTGTGACCAGAGTAGTTGAGCGTGACCACCTCAAGGTAAGCCACAGTCCTGAGAGGACTGCAAAGCTCAGTGGCTCTAGGTAGCAGGATAGACAACGCACAGTCCTACAATTAATATTCAGTTAATTTTACCACAAAGCATTCCCGGTGTGTTTCTCATGTCCTCAGCCAAAATGATGATCTGCCAACACCCTCTTCAATCCCAATTTTGCTTATTATTATGTCTAATTAATCCACATTACAACATAAGATCAGGAGCCCCTTCATCCCAAATATAATTTGCCTTCGGTGCATCATAGACCTACCTGTAGGTTATATTGAACAGGTATACAGATGAGTAAACAGGTTCAGAAAGGTGCAACTGCTTGCCCAAGTGGAATAGTATCAGATCTAGAATCAGAAACCAGAAATCTCAGTCCTGCTGGACAGGAGTACAGCATCCTGTATTCCTTTGCTAAATTGAAACTTGCCTGATCACCACACTTACCTGGAGCCtagaatgtgtttttaaaagtgcAGACTCCCAGGGTCCATTGGGAAGcactgaatcagaatttccagGGATAGGGCACCTGGGATTAGCTTATGTAACCAGTGTGTCCATTCCTATCAGCAGGCAAGTTTGGGAGACTTTGTGAGTAGAGTTTGTGGACCTCACAACACTTTCCAAATTGTCTTCCATCCAatcatcttcttcttctcctcctccttctccttctccttcttcttctccttctccttctccttcttcttcttcttctttcttcttcttcttcttctcctcctccttcctcttctcctcctccttcctcttctcctcctccttcctcttctcctcctccttctcctccttctcctccttctcctccttctccttcttcttcttgagatagtctcgctctgtggctccggctggagtgcagtggcgcaatctcggctcactgcaacctctgcctcccaggttcaagcgattctcctgcctcagcctcccaagtagctgggactacaggcatgcaccaacatgaccggctaatttttatttatttatttatttttagtagagatgggggtttcaccatgttggccaggctggtctcaaactcctaacctcgggtgatctgcccgcctctgcctctcaaagtgctcggattacaggcatgagccaccgccctcaGCTCCATCAAATCTTCTTAACCATACATTCTCACAATAAGAGCTTAAAGTGgatattatttccctttttacaaataaagaagtaGATTccataaaagttaaataatttgcctaaggCTACTTAGCTAGAAAGGGTGGAGAAAGTTCATAGTTGTGGACTTAGAAGTCAgtatctcggccgggcgcggtggctcaagcctgtaatcccagcactttgggaggccgggacggcggatcacgaggtcaggagatccagaccatcctggctaacacagtgaaaccccgtctctactaaaaaatacaaaaaactagccgggcgaggtggcgggcgcctgtagtcccagccactcgggagcctgaggcaggagaatggtccggagtgtgcagtgagctgagatcacgccactgcactccagcctgggcgacagagcgagactccgtctcaaaaaaagaagtcagTATCCCTCAAATTTTAATGG
This window encodes:
- the ALG14 gene encoding UDP-N-acetylglucosamine transferase subunit ALG14 homolog isoform X2, coding for MVCVLILAAAAGAVAAFLILRIWVVLRSRDFTPRESLSILVVAGSGGHTTEILRLLGSLSNAYSPRHYVIADTDEMSANKINSFELDRADRDPSNMDFSVVWHSLNNKLYQILHSPNSKKPGGSAVLALHRFHHLALHVAVLSPHSPGEARFGVV